In Phycisphaerae bacterium RAS1, the genomic window GCACATCATCATCGCCACCGGCAGCAAGCTGGCGCCGCTCAAGGGCGTCGAGCTGGACGGCGACCTGATCGGCGGTAGCACGCAGGCGCTGGCGTATCCGAGCGTGCCCGGCCATCTCGCCGTGATCGGCGCCGGCTACATCGGCCTCGAACTGGGCTCGGTCTGGAGCCGGCTCGGGGCGAAAGTCACGGTGCTCGAGTACCTCGACCGCATCCTCCCCGGTATGGACGCCGAGCTGGCGAACGAAGCGCTCAAGGTGTTCAAGAAACAGGGGCTGGAATTCCGGCTGTCGAGCAAGGTGACGGCGGCGCGTGTCGTGAAGAAGAAGTGCGTCGTGGAGTGCGAGGGGGCAGAGCCGCTGGAGTGCGACCGCGTGTTGCTGGCGGTGGGCCGGGCGCCGAATACGGACAACCTCGGCCTCGATGCGATCGGCCTGATGCTCGACGAGCGCGGCCGCGTGCCCGTCAATGAGCACTTCCGCACGCCGATCGACGCAGTGTACGCCATCGGCGACGTGATCCGCGGGCCGATGCTGGCGCACAAGGCCGAGGAGGAGGGCATCGCCTGCGCCGAATTCATCGCGACCGGACACGGCCACGTGAACTACGACGCGATTCCGGGCGTGGTCTATACCGAGCCGGAGATCGCGTCGGTCGGAAAGACTGAGGAGGATCTGAGGTCGGCGGGCGTGGAGTACCGCAAGGGCGTGTATCACTTCCGGGCCAACAGCCGGGCGCGGGCGATCAACCGCGTGGACGGGCGAATCAAGATTCTCGCGCATGCGAAGACCGACCGCGTGCTGGGCGTGCACATCATCGGCCCGCGCGCCGGCGACCTGATCGCCGAGGCGGCGGTGGCGATCGAGTTCGGCGCGTCGGCCGAGGACATCGCCCGCAGCAGCCACGCGCATCCGACGCTGGCGGAGGCGATGAAGGAGGCGGCGCTGGCGGTGGATGGGAGGGCGATACATGCGTGAAGTAGCGAGTTCAGAGTAGCGAGTAGCGAGTTGAAGACTGGAGCGGGAATGGCGAACGGGGAGTGCGGGCGGCGCGCTCGCACCGGCGGGCGGCGCGTATGAAACGTCTGTTCCCGCATCGCACGGGCTGATTCATCCGGAAAAACGAGCGAATGCACTTCTTTCTCGACCGATTCGAAGCCACCGTCCGATCGCGGCGCGAGGCGCCCGCCGCGTGCGATCAGAGCCTCGTTACGACGTTCGAGTCGTTCCGGGCGCTGGCTTGCGGCGTCGGCGGCGTCTTGCTCAATACGATCGATGCCGGATCGCGGGGCGAATCCGAGCCACGCGCTTCAGCAAGCGGAGCTCCAAGCACCGCTCCCTTACGGTCGCGGCTCGGAAAGACAATCGCCGGCGGCGCCGACGGCGAGCGGCACATCGGCATCCTCCTCCCCACCTCCGCCGCCGCGGCGGTCAGCATTTTTGGTTGCTGGTACGCCGGGCTGACGCCTGTTCCGCTGAACTTCATGCTCCCGCCGGACGAGTTGAAGCGGATCGTCGCCGACGCCGGAATCACGCTGATTGTCACGATCGAGCGCTTCGCCCCGCTGGCCGAGGCTGCGGGGGCGACGCCGCTAGTTCTGTCGGGCAAAACGACGCTCATTCCCGGCGAGCTGGCCGCGCCGCCGGCAGACAAGGACCAGACCGCCGTCATCCTCTACACGTCCGGCACGTCCGGCGATCCGAAGGGCGTCTGCCTCTCGTTCGACAATCTCGTGAGCAATGCGCTGGCCTGCATCGAGCACGCCGGCATCACGCCCGATCAGAGCTTTCTAAGCGTCCTGCCGCAGTTTCACAGCTTCGGCTTCACCGCCATGACCGTCACGCCGCTGCTTCTTGGCGCGACCGTTCACTATCTGCCGCGCTTCACTCCGGCCGCGATTCTCGACACAGTCAGCGAAAAGCACATCAGCGTCTTCATGGGCGTCGCCAGCATGTATGGCGTGCTGCTGGGCATGAGCGCGGCGGAGCCGGCGATGTTCGCGTCGCTGCGCCTGGCGGTGAGCGGCGGCGAGCCGTTGCCGGACAGCATCGCGGACGGATTCGAGCAGCGTTTCGGCGTGCGGATCATGCAGGGCTACGGCCTGACCGAAACGTCGCCGGTTGCGACGCTGAACACACCGGCGGCGAATCGGCACGGCTCTGTGGGCCGCCCGTTGCCGGGCGTGCGCGTCTGGGCTGCGGACGAGGCCGGGCGCGACCGTCCCGCGGGCCAGGAGGGCGAGTTGATCGTCGCGGGGCATTGCGTGATGAAGGGCTATCACAACAAACCTGAAACGACGGCGGCGGCGCTGCTGGGCGACGGGTCGCAGGACCGCGCGCTGCGAACCGGCGACATCGGCCGCGTCGATGCCGATGGGTACGTGTTCATCACCGGCCGGGCGAAAGAGATGATGATCGTCGCCGGCGAGAACGTCTTCCCCGGCGAGATCGAGCGCGTGCTCGCGACGCACCCCGCGGTCGCAGAGGCGGCGGTGATCGGCGTGCGAAGCGAGCGGCACGGCGAGCGGCCGGTCGCGTTCGTGGTGCTGCGCGAAGCGGCGGCGGTCGACGCCGCCGCGCTCCAGACATACTGTCGCGAGCGGCTGGCGGGGTACAAGGTCCCGCGTGAGGTCTACTTCGCCGCCGATTTCCCGCGGGCCGCGACGGGTAAGATCATGAAGCGGCTCCTGAGACCGCCGGGATAGGAAAACAACCACGGAGTCACGGAGACACGGAGAGCAGGGCAAGGGGATAGAGGAACGGATGGACAACGGGCGTTCCGGGCTGTGTACCTGAGGCCGCCGGGATAGGAAAACAACCACGGAGTCACGGAGACACGGAGAATGCAGAGCAAGGGAACAGAGGAGTGGATGAACAAGCGGCGTTCCGGGCTCTCTAGTCCGCGCGCGTCCTCTCCGTCTATGCCCTTCCCCCGCATTCTCCGTGTCTCCGTGTCTCCGTGGTTAGTCTTCCCCGTTCGGACACGCGCATGAAGCTGGCGCTGATCCAGACCAATCCCACGATCGGCGACATCGCCGGAAATACCGCCCGGATTATCGAGCGGCTGGCCGACGCGGAGCGCGCGGGGGCTGAGCTGGCGGTGTTTCCTGAGCAGGCGATCATCGGCTATCCGGCCAAGGACCTCCTGCTGCGGCGCGAAGTCATTCAGGCCAATCAGGCGGCGCTCGCCCGGATTGCGGCCGCATGCACGCGCATCGCCGCAATCGTCGGCTTCGCCGAACCGACCGATCGCCCCTTCGGCCGCCCGCTCTACAACGCCGCGGCGCTGCTGTCGAAGGGGCAGATCGCGGCAGTGCGCCGCAAACGGCTGCTCCCCACGTACGACGTGTTCGACGAGGCCCGCTACTTCGAGCCGGCCGGACCCCAGCAGCCCGTCGAGTTCCGCGGGGTCCGCCTGGGGCTGACGATCTGCGAGGACATGTGGTCGCAGGAGGAGTTGTACGCGCGGCCGCTGTATGACTGCGATCCGATTCGCGACGTGGCTGCCGCGGGAGCCGAGACCATCATCAATATCTCGGCCTCGCCCTATTTCATCGACAAGCAGCCGCTGCGAATCGAACTGATGGCGGCGCACGCGAAACGCAGCGGCGTGCCGATCATCTTCGTGAACCAGGTCGGCGGGA contains:
- the lcfB_1 gene encoding Long-chain-fatty-acid--CoA ligase — its product is MHFFLDRFEATVRSRREAPAACDQSLVTTFESFRALACGVGGVLLNTIDAGSRGESEPRASASGAPSTAPLRSRLGKTIAGGADGERHIGILLPTSAAAAVSIFGCWYAGLTPVPLNFMLPPDELKRIVADAGITLIVTIERFAPLAEAAGATPLVLSGKTTLIPGELAAPPADKDQTAVILYTSGTSGDPKGVCLSFDNLVSNALACIEHAGITPDQSFLSVLPQFHSFGFTAMTVTPLLLGATVHYLPRFTPAAILDTVSEKHISVFMGVASMYGVLLGMSAAEPAMFASLRLAVSGGEPLPDSIADGFEQRFGVRIMQGYGLTETSPVATLNTPAANRHGSVGRPLPGVRVWAADEAGRDRPAGQEGELIVAGHCVMKGYHNKPETTAAALLGDGSQDRALRTGDIGRVDADGYVFITGRAKEMMIVAGENVFPGEIERVLATHPAVAEAAVIGVRSERHGERPVAFVVLREAAAVDAAALQTYCRERLAGYKVPREVYFAADFPRAATGKIMKRLLRPPG
- the lpd gene encoding Dihydrolipoyl dehydrogenase; the protein is MPQHDVIIIGAGPGGYVAAIRAAQLGLNVACVEREPALGGTCLRVGCIPSKALLESSERYHEALHGLAAHGIRLSKVELDLPALLKRKDDIVKGLTDGVAMLLKKNKITRYNGHARFVTAGKLRVEGAEGKSELTGKHIIIATGSKLAPLKGVELDGDLIGGSTQALAYPSVPGHLAVIGAGYIGLELGSVWSRLGAKVTVLEYLDRILPGMDAELANEALKVFKKQGLEFRLSSKVTAARVVKKKCVVECEGAEPLECDRVLLAVGRAPNTDNLGLDAIGLMLDERGRVPVNEHFRTPIDAVYAIGDVIRGPMLAHKAEEEGIACAEFIATGHGHVNYDAIPGVVYTEPEIASVGKTEEDLRSAGVEYRKGVYHFRANSRARAINRVDGRIKILAHAKTDRVLGVHIIGPRAGDLIAEAAVAIEFGASAEDIARSSHAHPTLAEAMKEAALAVDGRAIHA